A region of the Microcystis aeruginosa FD4 genome:
ATTAATCCAGTTATCTATCCCTGCTTCCGTGAAATAGCACCATAACTGATTAACAGTAGTTAGGGAAGCAGTGGAATGACTCATCAACTCTAAATCCGGTTTATCCTCTCCCGGGAGGACAAATAAACTCGCACCGGTTTCTTCGACAATTTCCTTAACTACTTCCAACCCGTAGGACCAACTCCCCCGTCCCCCCAATAAGCGCAGAATAATCACTCTTGCTTGGGATAGTACCTTGTCCCCATAGTTATCGATACTGTATTGCTGCTGTAACTGCGATAAATTCAGGGCGCGAATTGCGGGAAAATTATCGGGTAGATGGTCGATAGCTGCCGCTAGAGTTTGAATATCGGTATCGGCCATAGTGAGGAGGACAATCGGGGCCGGATTTTGGTCAATAATAATCACCCCTTCGGTATCTGCTGTCCAACCACCCGCTTGGGGAGCAATACGATGCATAAGTTTTGAGAGTCAGGTTAAATAATGATTAGGTTTTGAGAATCAGGGTCTCGATCGAGGGATCATTCCTAGGTAGATAGAGATGATTATATCTGTCTGCGGCAATTTAAAGAACAGGGAATAGGGATTAGGGGATAGGGATTAAGAAAAATCTTCACTAAAACCCCAACCCCAGTCCCCTTAATGATGACTGGGGTTTGGGGAAGTGGGAAAGTGGGGAAGTGGGGGAATTTCAACTAAAACCCTAAAACCCTAAAACCCCAACACCCTAAAACCCCAACACCCCACCACCCTATCTCCTGCCTTCTGATAACTGATAACTGATGACTGATAACTGATGAATGATAAATGAACGCTTCTCCCGCTTATGTTTGCTCTCAAGTGTTGTCATCTACTCACCTCGAACAAATTCGTTCTTGGTGGGGACAGTTGGCAATACAGGTGACAGGGCCGAGGATTAGTCTCAGTGAAAGAGATATTCCCCCACAGACGGGGGAAATCTATCAACTCTTGCTTTCCACTGACCTACAAGCTTTATTGTTAGCCAGTCCCCAAGGGCATAATTTTCAGTACGAAGTCCGCATTAGTTTTGAAACGAACACGATTAAAAATTTTCTGCAAGGACTGGCCGTCAAGTCTCTCCACCACCCGAAAATTCAGCAGGGTTATCAAATTTTAAATTTGCCTCTATCCATTAATGTCAGCAGTTTTCAAAATAAAATTTTAGTCAAAATTCTCTCGATAATTTCTGCTCCGTCTGCTGATGGGGGTTGTCCCCGCATCTTCTCCGTTTGTCAACCAGTAGAAGCTGCCCTATCCCAACAAATCGAACAGGAAAGATTATTAAACCAAGTCATCACCCAAATTCGTCAGAGTCTGGAGTTACCGGTGATTCTGGAAACCGTGGTTAGGGAAGCGCGGGAATTTCTGCAAGTGGACCGATTGTTAATTTATCAATTTTTCCCCGATACCGGTGAGGGAAAGGGAAAAATAACTTCCGAGTCGCGCATTTCCGACCAGATAAATTCCGTGTTAAATTTAACCCCCGAAGACGATTGTTTTTCCTATATTCCCCAATACAAGGAAAAGTATCGTCAAGGATTAATTATGGCCGTGGATGATGTGGATGTTAACTATTCTTCTTCCTTCTGTTTGTCCGAATTTTTGCGACAACACCAAGTGCAATCAAAATTAATCGCCCCGATTGTGGTACAAGAAGAATTGTGGGGTTTATTAATTGCCCATCAATGTCAACAAAAACGCCGATGGTTGCCGCAAGAAAAGAAATTTTTAGGTCAGATTGGGGAACATCTCGCCATCGCTATCTATCAAGCGCAATTATATTCCCAAGTCCAGGAACAAAAAGATATTTTTGAGTGCCGGGTAATAGAAAGAACCCAAGAATTACAAGATACTTTAATGGCCGCAGAAGCAGCTAACCTCTGCAAAAGTGAATTTTTAAATAATATGAGTCATGAGTTATTAACTCCCCTAACTTGTATTATTGGTTTGTCCAGTACCCTGCAAAAATGCTCGGCAGCCAGTAATTTTTTACCTCCCGACAAACAAAAACACTATCTACAAGTGATTCAGGATAACGGCAATAAACTATTAGAATTAATTAATGACTTGCTTAATTTCTCGCAAGTTTCGGCAGGAAAAGCCGTTTTAGATATTAAACAATTTTCGCTAAAATATCTCTGTAATCATGTTTTAGAGATTATCAAAATGGAGGCAAAAAATAAAGAAATTAATCTGATTTTAGAGATGAAAATCGCCGAAAAAGAGCATTATTTTTATGCCGATTATGATCGAGTTCAGCAGATACTTTTATACTTGTTAAAAAATGCCCTGAAATTTACCCCCGAACAGGGTGCTGTCACGCTGAGACTGTGGAAAGAAGGTAGTCAGGTCATTTTTCAGGTAGAAGACACGGGCATCGGCATTCCTGCTCAAAAAATACCGCTTCTGTTTGAAAAATTTACCCAATTGGATGGCTCTCGCAAACGTCGTTATGGTGGTGTGGGATTAGGATTGGCTTTAACTAAACAATTAGTGGAACTCCATCACGGCACGATCGAGGTAGAATCTTGCTTAGATAAAGGTTCCATCTTTACCGTCCGTTTACCTCAACAAAAGCCCCCCAAATCTCAACCCCAACCCTCGGATCATAATCCCCATTTTAATCACCACCATCCCACTGTAGTTTTAATTGAAAGTGACGAAGAAATTGCCAATCTTATTTGTGAGTTATTGATGGTGGCACATTATCAAGTTATTTGGTTAATCGATAGTGTCTCCGCTATCAAAAAAATTGAGATCGTGCAGCCAAGTATTATAATTGTCGATCGGAAAATGCCCGATATATATCATCTCTGTCATCTCTTAAAAAAATCCAGCCAAACTCAAGCCAGTAAAGTGCTAATCTTGAATGATACCCCCGAAATCAGCGTTGATTTCCTCGGTCGTCATGGCATTGACGACTATCTCCTCAAACCGATTCAACCCTCCCTATTGTTGGAAAAAATCCGCTATCTAACCGCTTTATAAGTAGGGTTTGCGGCAAAAAGTTTTTCGGTGGGGGTAGGGTGTGGGGTGTGGGGTGTGGGGTGTCGGGTTTTACCCATTTTCATCTGGTCAATTTTTTATCTTTTCGCCAGAAAATAGGACTTGAAAACTAACTATAAAATAGCTAATTTTCAAGTCCTTAATTGTAGGAATCCTAGGCTAAATTAGGATTCACTCTCGATATAGATAAATAACAAACCCATCACTACGGCTGGCATTAACCAACAGACGATCGGGATTAAAATCCAAGGCAGATAAGAAGCTGCGTAGGCACCAGTCATGTCAAATGCTCCTAGGAAAAAAATAAGGAAATGATAACAGGTAGAAAAAGGGTTAATTATTGATTAAAAACCCCGCGCATGATGCCATCAACGACACCAAGATTTTCTAGGAGGAAATAGGCCACAAAAGCGCCACCCATACCACCAATAAAGAAACCAGCGGCGAATTGACTCCAACCTTCCGCCGATTTCAGAGGATCACCACTAGCGGCCTTACCTTGGAAGGAG
Encoded here:
- a CDS encoding hybrid sensor histidine kinase/response regulator, coding for MNASPAYVCSQVLSSTHLEQIRSWWGQLAIQVTGPRISLSERDIPPQTGEIYQLLLSTDLQALLLASPQGHNFQYEVRISFETNTIKNFLQGLAVKSLHHPKIQQGYQILNLPLSINVSSFQNKILVKILSIISAPSADGGCPRIFSVCQPVEAALSQQIEQERLLNQVITQIRQSLELPVILETVVREAREFLQVDRLLIYQFFPDTGEGKGKITSESRISDQINSVLNLTPEDDCFSYIPQYKEKYRQGLIMAVDDVDVNYSSSFCLSEFLRQHQVQSKLIAPIVVQEELWGLLIAHQCQQKRRWLPQEKKFLGQIGEHLAIAIYQAQLYSQVQEQKDIFECRVIERTQELQDTLMAAEAANLCKSEFLNNMSHELLTPLTCIIGLSSTLQKCSAASNFLPPDKQKHYLQVIQDNGNKLLELINDLLNFSQVSAGKAVLDIKQFSLKYLCNHVLEIIKMEAKNKEINLILEMKIAEKEHYFYADYDRVQQILLYLLKNALKFTPEQGAVTLRLWKEGSQVIFQVEDTGIGIPAQKIPLLFEKFTQLDGSRKRRYGGVGLGLALTKQLVELHHGTIEVESCLDKGSIFTVRLPQQKPPKSQPQPSDHNPHFNHHHPTVVLIESDEEIANLICELLMVAHYQVIWLIDSVSAIKKIEIVQPSIIIVDRKMPDIYHLCHLLKKSSQTQASKVLILNDTPEISVDFLGRHGIDDYLLKPIQPSLLLEKIRYLTAL
- a CDS encoding photosystem I reaction center subunit VIII, whose product is MTGAYAASYLPWILIPIVCWLMPAVVMGLLFIYIESES